In Anas acuta chromosome 5, bAnaAcu1.1, whole genome shotgun sequence, a single window of DNA contains:
- the RNH1 gene encoding ribonuclease inhibitor, whose translation MAGGPRGAGRGRARRAGKGRGQARRGRGRAEGAGRGIRKGGVAWREKGRGQPRGGVARRSGAGRAQRAGGGGDPSSTSKMDLDIQCEEMDPSRWAELLSTMKSCRSIRLDDCNLSSSNCKDLSSVINTNPSLTELKLNNNELGDAGIEYLCKGLLTPSCSLQKLWLQNCNLTSASCETLRSVLSAQPSLTELHVGDNKLGTAGVKVLCQGLMNPNCKLQKLQLEYCELTADIVEALNAALQTKPTLKELSLSNNTLGDTAVKQLCRGLVEASCNLELLHLENCGITSDSCRDISAVLSNKSSLIDLSVGDNKIGDSGLALLCHGLLHPHCRIQKLWLWDCDLTSASCKDLSRVLSTKETLLEVSLIDNNLRDSGMEMLCQALKDPKANLQELWVRECGLTTACCKAVSSVLSVNKHLKVLHIGENKLGDAGVELLCEGLLHPNCNIHSLWLGNCDLTAACCATLATLMVAKPCLTELDLSYNTLEDEGVRKLCEAVRNPNCKLQQLILYDIFWSSEVDDELRALEESKPEVKIIS comes from the exons ATGGCGGGGGGGCCgcgaggggcggggcggggccgggcgagGCGGGCAGGGAAGGGGCGGGGCCAGGCGCGAAGGGGGCGTGGCCGGGCGGAAGGGGCCGGGCGGGGGATCCGgaaagggggcgtggcctggaGGGAAAAGGGGCGTGGCCAGCCCCGAGGGGGCGTGGCgcggcggagcggagcgggccGGGCGCAGcgcgcgggcggcggcggcg atcCTAGCTCAACTTCCAAAATGGACCTTGACATCCAGTGTGAGGAGATGGACCCGTCCCGATGGGCTGAGCTCCTGTCTACCATGAAATCCTGCAGAAGCATCAG GCTGGATGACTGCAATCTCTCCAGCAGCAACTGCAAGGACCTCTCCTCTGTCATCAACACGAACCCGTCCCTCACCGAGCTGAAGCTGAACAACAATGAGCTGGGAGATGCAGGCATTGAGTACCTGTGCAAAGGGCTGCTGACGCCCAGCTGTAGCCTGCAGAAGTTATG GCTGCAGAACTGCAACCTGACGAGCGCCAGCTGTGAGACTCTCCGCTCCGTCCTCAGCGCACAGCCGTCGCTGACAGAGCTGCACGTGGGTGACAACAAGCTGGGAACTGCCGGGGTGAAGGTGCTGTGCCAGGGGCTGATGAACCCCAACTGTaagctgcagaagctgca GCTGGAGTATTGTGAACTCACGGCTGATATTGTGGAAGCTCTCAATGCTGCTCTGCAAACCAAGCCCACCCTGAAGGAGCTCAGCCTGAGCAACAACACGCTGGGAGATACAGCTGTAAAGCAGCTGTGCCGGGGGCTGGTGGAGGCAAGCTGCAACTTAGAGTTACTACA cctggAAAACTGCGGAATAACCAGTGACAGCTGTCGGGACATCAGCGCGGTGCTGAGCAACAAGTCGTCGCTGATAGATCTGTCTGTGGGGGATAACAAGATTGGGGACTCCGGCCTGGCTCTACTGTGCCACGGACTGCTGCATCCACACTGCAGAATCCAGAAGCTGTG GTTATGGGACTGCGATCTCACAAGCGCTAGCTGTAAAGATCTCTCCAGAGTCCTCAGTACAAAAGAGACCCTCCTAGAGGTCAGCCTGATAGACAATAACCTGAGAGACTCAGGAATGGAGATGCTGTGTCAGGCGCTCAAGGATCCCAAAGCTAACCTCCAGGAGCTATG ggTTAGAGAATGTGGGCTCACAACTGCCTGCTGCAAGGCAGTCAGCTCTGTTCTCAGTGTGAACAAACACTTGAAAGTGCTGCACATTGGTGAGAACAAGCTGGGAGATGCAGGTGTTGAACTCCTGTGTGAAGGGCTGCTGCACCCCAACTGCAACATCCACTCCCTATG GTTGGGCAACTGCGATCTCACTGCAGCCTGCTGTGCCACGCTCGCCACCCTCATGGTTGCCAAGCCGTGCCTTACGGAGCTGGACCTGAGCTACAACACTCTGGAGGATGAAGGCGTGAGGAAGCTCTGCGAAGCCGTGAGGAATCCCAACTGCAAGCTGCAGCAGTTGAT TCTGTATGACATTTTCTGGAGTTCTGAAGTGGATGATGAACTAAGAGCCCTGGAAGAATCCAAGCCTGAAGTGAAGATCATTTCATGA